Sequence from the Helianthus annuus cultivar XRQ/B chromosome 13, HanXRQr2.0-SUNRISE, whole genome shotgun sequence genome:
ACGCTTCCACCCATTATGTCTGGCGGCCATAAAAAACCACGCACAGATGCAGCGTCGGTTGCACTACGGAAGGAACGTAACAGGCGATACTACGCTTCAAGAAAAGCCGCTAAACAGTTAGGCCCTTGCACAATGCACAATCAGACCCAACATGTTCTCCAAACATGTTCGACATCTACTCCACCAGTAGAATGTTCTTCATCGAATCAGTCAAACAATCAACCACCCACTACACCCACCGCCCGGAAAAAAACAAACTCTCAGAGTTCTACTGTTCTGCCAACAGGCCTGCACACAAAAGCTCAAACACACGTATCCTCCAATTTAACGGGCAAGCCGATACCCGAAGTCTCTCTATGTTATACACACCGCTCATTTACTAAATTCAATTTCCCTGCCCGAGTTAACTAACATTACGTCATTCAACAGGTACTCAAGCACGACATACACTGGTCAATGACTTTCAACACATCATTCATAGCACAGCAGTTGTCGAACCAAGTACGCCAGATGATCCATATAACTTTGTCTACGAGGGCCTCCCCACATCACACCGTCTCCTAAAAGAGAATACGCCGTGTCCTCATTGTGCCGCAAAGCGATTCACTTTTGAATTCCCAACCTTTTGCTGCATGGACGGGAAAACCGTTCTTGCATATACCGGGATCCCACAAGAATTACACCATCTATACACATCACAAGAAAATATTGGAAGGGTTTTCAGGGAAAACATACGCGCCTACAATACAAACTTCTCTTTCACATCAATGGGTGTCTCCTTAGACGAAACAATGGCCAACATGAGAGGGGGTGTGTACACATTCCGTGCACACAAAGGAATTTATCACAGAATTGACCAACTGGTCTCACGGGATGGCACGCCCAGATACTTACAACTATATTTTTACGACCCTGATACAGAGTTACAACATCGCCTGAGATGGCCAAATCTGGATGCTGATATCACTCGAATTTTAACGCATACACTCTCCACAAACCCCTATGTCCAGACATTTCGCCGCCTCGCCGAACTTGGCCCCCTGGACAACTACAGAGTCACCCTGAATGCTGCACTTCAACTTGACCAACGTGTATACAACCGACCTACCACATCTGAGGTAGCTGGTATATGGGTAGAAGGTAATGAGAATACCACATCATACAAAAGAAGCATCATTGTTTATGGGAGGTCTGACCATCAAACAACTATTCAACCATACTTCAGCTGCTATGACCCACTCTCATATCCTCTATTCTTTCCCAATGGTGAGCCCGGATGGCATTCAGGTATACCACGGCGTGGAGTACTTTCAAATCAACTCCAGCCGAATCACAATACCATAGACGACGACATGGACGGTAATAACATCTCTCCCTATACTATTACAAAACCACAAACAATATTGCCTTCCAAGAATTATGTTACATTAATTACTATCATTAAACAGACCTGGAAACAAGAAGTTCCCGATCAACTGTTGCTATGCGAGAATACTACTGCTATAAGTTCCAAATGCGCCCAGCAGAAAACATATTGTTGTTGGGTGGGAGGTTGCTACAACAGTTTACAGTTGACATGTACATAAAAGTAGAGACATCACGATTAAATTACTATGAACGGAACCAACCCAGAATAAGGGCAGAACTGTACCAGGGAATTGTGGATTGCGTGAACGCCGGGGACGCTCACCCAACCAGAATTGGGAGGCGTATAGTTCTTCCTGCATCTTTCATTGGCGGCCCTCGCGACATGCGCCGTCGGTTCCTAGACGCAATGACTTTAGTACAGGATGATGGAAAACCAGATTTGTTTCTGACAATGACATGTAACCCCCAGTGGCCTGAAATTTGTCACAATTTGCAGCCAGGACAGACTGCACAAGACCGTCCTGATCTTGTTTCAAGAGTTTTCCGTGCAAAATTGGAGGACCTGAAAGAACAACTCTTTAAAAAACACATTCTTGGCGAGGTCAAATCACACGTTTACGTGATTGAGTTCCAGAAACGTGGTTTGCCCCATGCCCATTTCCTTCTTATAATGTACCCGCATCACAAAATCAATAACCCAGATCAGTATGATAAGTTTGTGAACGCCGAAATCCCAAACATACAAACGCATCCCCAGTTGCATGAACTTGTCGTAAAACACATGATTCATGGCCCTTGTGGCACCCTGCGAATCAACAGCCCCTGTATGCAAGGGGATCCTAAAAATGTCGTTTTCATTATCCAAGACAATTTAATGACCGCACAACACAAGGAGAGGATGCATATCCACTCTACAGAAGGCGCAACAACGGGATAAAAGTCGACGTACGAGCCAACACTCTAGATAACAGATGGGTTGTTCCGTACAACCCAAAGTTACTTATGATGTTCAACTGCCATATTAATCTCGAGATATGCTCCAGTGTTAAATCCGTCAAATATCTCTTCAAATACATTTACAAGGGTCATGATAAACAAGTCATCCATATAGATCCGGATGGCGAGGACGTTGTTATCAACGAAATAAAACGATTCCAGGATGCACGCTATGTATCGCCACCCGAGGCAATGTGGCGGATTTTTGCCTTCAACCTTTCTCAGATCTACCCGACTGTTTTAGCATTACAACTTCACCTCCCTAAAAATCACACAGTTACATTTACAGACACCGCCATAATCTCTGAAATAATACACCGGGAAAGGGATAAACATACAATGCTCACTgctttttttgagaaaaatagaCAGGAACCAGCAGCCCGACAGTATTTGTACAAAGACTTCCCATCAAAGTACACGTGGAATAAAGCCAGCTGTCGTTGGAATTCCCGTTTGATAAAAAGGCAACAGAGAGGTCGAATTGTTTCCGCAAATCCATCTGAAGGAGAACGGTACTACTTACGACTTCTTTTGACACACATCCGGGGGCCTACTTCGTTTGAACACCTTCGCACTGTACAAGGTGTGGAACACCCTACTTTCCGTAAAGCCGCTTTAGAAAACGGGTTAATTGAAAACGACAACAACTTATCACTATGTCTCGATGAAGCCGCCATATTTCAATTCCCAAATGCCCTTCGGAGGTTATTTGCAACCATATTGGTCTTCTGTGAACCAGGCGATGTTCGCAAGCTATGGGATGACCATTTTGACACACTTTCAGAAGACTATCAAAACCTTTCCAGTAGCAACAATCACATCCAAAATCTGGTCTTACAGGATCTTAGTTCACACCTACAATCTATGGGTAAAGATTTGGCCGACTATGACCTCCCAACCATAGAAAATGAACACACGCCACTAGACGTAACAGATCGTGACACACAAGAGGAGTTAAACATAGTTATTGACCCGGCCCACTTACATGCGCAATACTCCCTCAACTCTGACCAACGGAATGTGTTTGATGTAGTGATGCACTACGTTACACATGGCGTACCAGCAGTGTTCTTCATTGACGGCCCAGGTGGAACTGGGAAAACATTTTTGTACAACGCATTGCTCGCTGAGGTCCGTTCACGAGGCCTAATTGCACTTGCAACAGCTTCATCAGGCGTCGCGGCAAATAACATGCCGGGTGGTAGAACCGCACACTCAAGATTCAAAATCCCGATAAACCTATGTAACAACTCCATGTGCAACTTAAAAAAACAAAGTGGTGTCGCTCGCCTTATCAACTCATCGAAACTAATCATTTGGGACGAAGCCTCCATGGCAAAACGACAATCGATAGAGGCAGTCGATCGCACCTTGCAAGACATCACAGGCATACCTCTCCCGTTTGGTGGAAAAACAATGGTAATGGGCGGAGACTTCAGGCAAGTGCTACCCGTTGTCAAGCGAGGCACGCGAGCACAGATCGTAGACGCTAGCCTTCGTATGTCACCTCTTTGGGTATTGACTAGGAAAATGCGGTTGACCACAAATATGAGGGCAATCAACGATCCATGGTTCTCAGACTTCCTATTACGAGTAGGAGATGGAACACAACCGTCAACAGATGGAACATACATCTGCATCCCCGCAGACATGACAATCCCCTTTACCACCAAAGAGGAGTCAATTAAAGAACTCATTAACGCAATCTTCCCATCACTACGTACAAATGTCCAACCCACCGAATGTATAACATCACGAGCAATCTTAACAACTAGAAACGAGACCGTCGACGAGATCAATGACCATATGATAGACCTTTTCCAGGGGGACGCAAAAGTCTACTACAGTTTTGACACAGCGGACGACGACAAACAAAACCTCTATCCAACCGAGTTCCTCAACTCACTGACTATCAGCGGGTTACCACCTCACAAGCTTCGCCTGAAAACTGGATGCCCCATAATATTGCTTCGAAACATCGACCCGTCAAATGGTTTATGCAACGGCACACGACTTATATGTAAGGCATTCACACCCAACGTAATTGACGCTGAAATAGCAATCGGTGACCATAAGGGGAAAAGAGTTTTCTTACCAAGAATACCCATGTGCTTATCGGAAGATGACATGTTACCTTTCAAACTAAAGAGAAAACAATTCCCCATCCGGCTTAGCTTCTCGATGACAATCAACAAATCGCAGGGTCAAACTATACCATACGTTGGTATCTACCTCCCGGAATCTGTGTTCTCGCATGGGCAGCTTTACGTCGCATTGTCAAGAGGCAAGTCACGTGAAAACACAAAGGTCCTTGTCCACCCGGATAAAAAATTTACACAGCCTGGCGTTTACACCTCTAATGTTGTCTATCGCGAAGTTTTGCAACCCTGATCCCCCAATCTTATACAAACCAAAACGTACGTTCGGTTATGTATTTAATGTCACCAAGATGAAATAAAAACTGGGTCTCCACTCCACCATACATCACTTCCCAGATCCCCCATAGTGTCTTATACAATCTTTCCGATGTTTAATGTTGCAGTGACCGGTCTTTTTAATTCTACCACAACCCCCTACGAAAACATGTGATCTCAACTGAGCTGTTCCGTTTACTCATCGATTAATAAACGGACTCTGCTGGTGGTACGATTATACATTACTACAAAACGTTTACTCATACTCTTATGCTAATGTGTATTTACGATTAACAGTTGACCCGTTTGACGATTATGCAACACCATCTGCCCATAccagtttcaaaaaaaaaaaaaaatactacatCAATAGGCAATAAGTCCAAAACAGTTACAGTTGACCAATTTGTAAGCCAATACCGGTTTGCATCACGACCAAACGGATCACCTATCATCTATCGTTATTATAACACTAAAGTTCACCCAACCAAAAGAACTTCACTGCTCATACTTTTTGATATATTTATTAACTTGGTAGTTTTTAAAAATTAATTTTCAGAAGTTTAAAGGCGACGAGAGGGACCAACAACGTTCATGCATCTGAAAGTCAACCAAAAAAATCAGAACCTGTTCCGCTTGCCAGGTATGCCTACCTTTACTCATCTATTAATAAACCGACTCTGCTGCTCCTATTATACATTACTACATACGCTTTACTCATACTATTATGCTCATGCGTATTTACGATTGCCACTTCACCCGTTAACCGGTTATGTAACACCATCTCACCATAACAATTTTGGTTATTTTTGGTTTGAAAAATTGTTGTCTGAAACATGATTATCGTGGTGATTATATAAACAGGTCACAATTTCACAACCAAGCAAAACAAATACCACATGACGCGATGACGCCTGCCATTGCATGCCAAAATGAAACAACCAACAAGGGCATCGTAAACACATAAATGTATCTTGTAATGGTTTGTACTTCCCTAACCGGTTTTCATGGGATTTTAGTCACTAAATGTAACTGGTCTATTACTCTTTGTGAATGTCCTCCATTGGTATGTTTTTTGCTAAAATCACTTCCCAGTTCCTCCACAGCCTCTTATAAAATCTTCCCTATGTTTAATGTTCCAGCGACCGGTCTTTAGAATTTTACCACAACCCCCTACGAAAACATGTCATCTCAACTGAGCTGTTCCGTTTACTCATGTATTAATAAAGGGACTCTGCTGCTGGTACGATTATACATTAGTCCATACGGTTCTGCTGCTGCTACTATTATACATTACTACATACGGTTTACTCATACTGTTATGCTGATGCATATTTACGATTGCCACTTTACCTGTTTGATCATTATGTAAGACCATCTCAACATAACAGTTTTGGTTATTTTGCCTTATAAACAGGTCAGAATTTTACAAGCAAGAAAAAAAATATCAGATAACGCGATCACGCGTCGCAATGCACGCCAAAATGCAACAACGTTTTAATAACCGCTGTTCGAAGCGTCAACAGATAGCCTTTCAAACCGTTTAAGCACTTCACCTGCGTTGTATAACATCCTCACACCAGCATCACTGATTACCCCTAAACTACGGGTGTAAACAAGCCTAGAGGCTCGAGACCTACTCGTGATCGggtcggttaaaagctcgaacgacccgagccttaacgagcccgagcccgagctcgagcctgaaatagagctcctttcgttatcgagcccgagctcgagcctgaaatacaaagcttgtttaggctcgcgagcctaaacgagcccatacaaaattttaattttttatatataatatattaataatgatgataacattgatgaCCCGGGCttgagccgagctttggctcgtttaagcgatgtTGAAGGGAGCTCGAGCCaagcttttagctcgtttaaggTTGTTCTCCAAATAGTTCGACCCGAGTCGAGCCGaactcgagctttgggttttactcgcgagccgagctcgaccTCAAAGacgtaggctcgaaccgagccgagctcgagctcgagcttcataaaaacctaacgacccgagctcgagcctggtcaacctcgggctcggcccggctcgtttacacccctacccTAAACCGTCATAAAATTACaacttcaaataaaaaaaaaaacaaaaattattcaACCGCTAAAACCGCCCGCTTCCAAACCACCCTCCTTGCACATTCAAACAAATATCAACCGACATCACTAATTAACCCTATCATGTCATAAAAAAACAAGTTCACCTAAAAAAAAGTCCAAAAAAATGTCAACCGGTATAACCCCCGCTTCGCATCGGTTCAAAAAACTTCAACACTGCATTCACCTTCAAATAAGAGTTGCAAATAAAACTTAATCGGTATTCCTATTCATACCGTTCGATACTACATTGAAATTCACTTGCACTCAAATCAAACTTACACTTAAATACATTAtcttttataataaataataaataataaatactaAACAACAACATCCTCCCCATAACCCCCCCTGTAAAAAACACGTGCATCTCCTTCAAGCTAACCTAATGTTATAATCTACACCTGAATTCACAAACTGAAGCCCACCCTTAACCCTATTCAATATTTCGTCCATTCATATCACCCCATTCAATTGTTTTGTACGCTACTCAGGGAAAATCATCCCAATCATCGCAACATTCAATTGTTTCATATTTCATCCTTCATTGATCACTGACGATTCAAACCCAAAATTAAAGTCCACTCACTAATTGACGCAACTAATTAAATTGCCACCATCGTTTGGAAACCCCCAATTATTTAACATGGAGCCCTCACATCAATTGTCTGCTCATTCCCGATTTCAGTTCCATATTCTCAGGTTTGATTACCCAATTTTCTTATACCACTTCTTTGGGAATTCAAACAAACACGTTCTAACTTTCTGAATTATGAACAGGTCCGTGAAGGATTCTCGCTTCACACTGCGGCGTCCGGAATCCCCGTTTATCAGGTCACAATTTTCTCCGTTTTCCTTCCCTGCAAACTTATGACTTCATTTACCCGCTGCTTTCGCTTAATTTTAACAAAAACCGTACTTACTGGTTACACCAAAAAATGCATAAAAAACGCTGACCCAGACCGTAAAATGCATAAAACACGTCTGAACCGGACAGTAAATATCTCTAATTTCAGTATATACGGTTCACTCAAGATGTCAAACATATAGTGCATACGTCTAAAATAGTCAACTACCACTTAACTTACTACTGTCTCTTTCATATTTCATTAACATTTGCTTACCACATCTCACAgcaacataaaaaaaaaatataactcaTTTCTGACTTTGTTAAAAATGATGATGGTTGACCGCCATATGCTTCAAACTTCAAACCCAACTTAATTCTCAATTTAACTTGTATAAATTTCATGGTTTTGTCTTTGATTTCCAAAATATATGCTTTCAATGTCAACTGACTCATATATTATTGTCATACCTGATAACAAAATTAAATTTTGGAGTGGGACGGTTTTCTATGGAGAATTACAGTGTTCTTTATAACAAATTACGACACCATAACTTTCTTTCTCACTTCTAATCTGTTGGGTTTTAAGAATTCCTAAACTTGTCAGACATTACGTTTTATTCGCAACTTGCTTGCTTATTTACGACCTCCTCCCACTGATAACTACTTTGCTATCCTACTTTTCTACCCAGCCATGTCTTTAGGTGTTGAAGTCATTGTTTTTGGAATACTAACACGCCTACCAGCCAAGCAAGCGACCAGGTGTAAGATTGTCTGCAAGGACTGGTGTGCATTACTATCGACGCGGGCATTCGAAACATCACATTGCTCCCGCTCGCTACTTCCATGTAACCAAAAAACATTGTTAACCCGCCTATTGGTTTGCTTCGTTTACCCAATGGACTTTAAAACTGGTGCTTATGGGACCCCGACTAACattcaattcccatttccacctGGTCTAAAGGGCATCTCAACACTAGCCCACCTGGATGGTTTGCTTTGTATAAGTTTGCAACCGACCAATGACTTAGTGCTATGGAACCCAACCACAACCAAGTACAAGCTTCTTTCCACCCCCACCGGCCAAGGACTCTATAATAACGTCAACGATGCGGTTGGTCTGTACAAAGGGCCGGCGGACGACTACAACGTATTGCATATAAAGAGAACAACAGGTGTGACTACAGCACATATCTACTCCAGGCGTTTGGGAACCTGGAGACAAATACCTTTCGACACAAAACCCGAATATGCAACACGTATGTTCATTTGGTCACATGGGACTTTATGTGGAAACACTTTGTACTTCACAATCACAGAAGAATGGGATGTGTTTATAAACGTAGTAATTGCATTCAACACAATCACCGAGAAGATTATCGAGATACCATTCCCCTCGGTTCCACCGTCATCCGTTTATGAGGGGGTTTTGGCAAACGTACAAGACTCACTACAAATGCTTCTAATGACTACAAGTGGCGGGACTAAAAAGAAAGCCGACTTATGGACACTCAACGGCGATCGCTGGGATAACCTCTTCTCAACACCACCAGTGACTCGCATACCATTCTCAACATGGGTGACATTCACACACTTCATGACAAACGGAACGTGGTATTTTATGAGTGGCCCGAAAAAGCTCTATGAATTCGCAACAGAAAACAACCCGTTGGACCGTTTCTACGCAGGGAACTGGTTTCAAGGAGACATAGGGGCAATCTTCACTGAAACGCTTGTGTCGCCAACTCATTTAAACTAGCCCGCACATCATCAAAACCGTTTTTCTTTTCCCCACATGCTAATACATCTTATTATTCAGATGTATGAATATCCAACATTGGTACCAATAAACTTTCGGAATTTTTATTTACATACCGTTAATTAATGTTCACAATGAATTGATCACTGATGGACTCAATAATATTCTATCTACTTCACTTTCCAACCTCTCTTATCTGTATACATCTTTCACTTTTAAAGTATGCATACTAAAACTGATTTCCTACAACCCAATAAATCAATAAACTAACACTGGCATGTGACTTGTGTTTGAAAATATTTATTTAGAAATTACAAAAACTAAATGCCACTGATGGATTCCGGTGCTGCAGAACAACACTGATTAAATAACAACTAAACTTTATTTAACTACAATACAAAATTAACAACTCCCAAATTTCAGGACATCCATCAACACCACATATTTAATGCTTTCAAAATGGGACAACAATCTTTTAATATTTACATTTACGACATGTGTTATGGAGATACGCCAATCATGACTCGCATTTACGTACATTGGTTCGATTGGACTTTACCACAATATGGTGGACTCTAATGCCCTTACTATTGTTTTCAACTAAAGAAACCAGTGGATTATTTTCGTCTAAAACAAAACGGAAACGGGTCATTTTCATACGGATCCTAACTGTTACGTCTGGCCAGTTACGATGAACATCATGCCCTCAATTGCTAACAACGATTACACTCTTTTCCAGGAACCCACGAACAATGGAGGGAACAAGTAACCAACCGCAGGCAACACACCCCGGTACGTCAACAGCACCAACAAAATTTCAAAACATATTACACACAATTTATTCCTATGCCACATTTTACCGCTCATAAAACGCACGTCACAATGCAACAGAAACGGCCCCAGCAGTCAAGCATAATAACAAAAGGAAAACACCATCTGTAACGAAACCATCGCCCAGGGAGTCTGACCCGCAAGCGGATTCCCAAACAAAGCACGTTAAAACAACTCCATCAGGTACTCCAAAACATATTCAACTATTACAAATCAATTGCGTTTACATTGTCAGCATCATTTTCATTAACAAACAAAATCACATTTCAGCAACGTCCATGAACCACACAACAAACCAGCCAAACACAAACCAGGATGCTATTGCTACTGCCTCTGAAGCGGAGAACAAACGCGTTGACCAGGAAAAAAAGATAGACGATTGGGAAGATGATGAATGGTGGTCAACCAATATACAGGAGATCATCGACGCATGCACACCTCCTAACACCAAATGAACTGCCTCTATATGAATACGTGCTAATGGTTTTAAGGCGTGTCTTTTAACTCAATGTTCAATAACTCAATGATGTTTTCCTTCTTAAGACCTGTGTTTTCAATTTCAAATAATCACCTCTTTGACCACCACATCCACCTACATTGTtctattaaaaaaattaacaaaccTTTCTATAACAGCAAAAACAACCTGATATAATATGACGTCTTCACAATTTCCAAATATGATGTCTTTCACCAACACCTCCTAACTTCAGTGTTGTATAAAAAAAACCAACCTTATGCGAAAGTTTCTTAACACTCACACAACCCTTTAAACCTTACCCGTCTCGACTTGCTGATATATTTATGCTCGATATTATcgactccgccgcaacgcgcgggtctcCCACTAGTTATTATAGAATATTTAAGTTCGGGCACTTTCAAACTTCTTTAGTTATAGATAAGTAAATTAATAGTTTTCTTGTTATATTAAGTCTTAAGAATGATCTTATGAAAAGCACATCTATTATAAAATACTCAATTTTGGTTCGTTTTGAAATCAAGGAAAAATGTTCTAAGGAGTGATAAAATATGtcgggattgattctgttggccgttaaaaaaaatatcttttcGATCTGATTATGCTCACAATAATAGAGGTCTCGATACATACCCCAATAATTAGGAGGGGGAGTGCAACCAATAATAGGGGTCTCGATACATACCCAATAATATgtagacaaaagatcaaatacaaataactttaacgtacaaaacgtacgGACTGAAGGAGAAGACAAAAAAAcccggtggcattttcgtaattatcagtaactatcaaaattactctacaaatgatcctgtagagtaattttgatcttttgtagagtaattttgtaaaatgttcttgtagaataattttgttcttgtagggtaattatcaaaattactctacaagtgtatcaaaattactcttcatcaaaattactttacaagtgaATCAAAATTACCCTGCAAATTTATCAAACAACATataattcaaaattactctaaaaATGATCTTGtatagtaattttgatcttgtagagtaattttgttagcaaTTAGTTATgaggtttagctttatggtttagtttttagcttttagtttgtgtgtgtgtgggaggggggggttaggttttttttgggtttttttggtTAGGTATAGTTTTTTGAtcaaattactctacaagaacattttacaaaattactctacaagatcaaaattactttacaagaacaatttacaaaattactttacagtatcatttgtagagtaattttgataagtACCCTACAAATAGATAAGTACAAAAATGTCATCGCATGCTTTTGTCTTTTTCATGCTATTCGTACGTTAACTTTATTTATTTGTATAGAAACTTTAGTCGAAATATATATGCAAATAGTGTCTAAGGATGTAATAAAAGAAATGAAATTTGTTATAATATTATGCGAAGAGTGTTTAAGGATGCAAGAATTAAGAGAAAGTGACGTTGTGATGACACAAACGGTAACTTTATTTTCATGATTTGTGGTGGAATTAGTTAGGATAAACTACTTTCTATAACTTTTTAGATTGCTTTTGTATGTAACATTCTCATAAGGAATTTTATTGACTATTCATGGTTGTTTTAGCAAAGAAGTTACAATGGAAAATTTTGATTATTTGCCTGTGTAATAATTTAATTTGTTAAAAAGGACAGATAGCCAAACGGTACCAAAATGTATAAAATAATGTCGGTTCCTACAAGACTGAGATTCGAGTCCTTTGGTGAACAATGACATACTATTAGATTATGAGTAgttaaaaaactatttaattagcaatttcaaatttc
This genomic interval carries:
- the LOC110902586 gene encoding uncharacterized protein LOC110902586, with the translated sequence MESWTVQLKMMIEFSPHPTIFKINSMLQFCTSFILQCSVTRSTHAASGIPYVRSTPPSRFTPRRAKAPFIRSLKATRGTNNVHASESQPKKSEPVPLARNPRTMEGTSNQPQATHPETAPAVKHNNKRKTPSVTKPSPRESDPQADSQTKHVKTTPSATSMNHTTNQPNTNQDAIATASEAENKRVDQEKKIDDWEDDEWWSTNIQEIIDACTPPNTK